A part of Andrena cerasifolii isolate SP2316 chromosome 10, iyAndCera1_principal, whole genome shotgun sequence genomic DNA contains:
- the Paip2 gene encoding polyA-binding protein interacting protein 2, whose translation MKMKIPNGSSGNDYGHETDIISYMDNNFDSEIDIQGAEESDFSEYLWMENEEEFDKEVIQQLMEEELTEECLKAMWEDERQHERNTNSIAWSTATSTPENSGAELSQQLSNLKMHDNLAKQSTLNPNAAEFVPAFKSAVTSVSTPPEVTTKSS comes from the exons ATGAAAATGAAGATTCCAAACGGTAGTTCTGGGAATGATTACGGACATGAAACTGACATTATCTCTTATATGGACAATAATTTCGACTCCGAAATTGATATACAAGGAGCAGAGGAGAGCGATTTTTCCGAATATCTATGGATGGAGAACGAGGAGGAATTTGATAAAGAG GTAATTCAACAGTTAATGGAAGAAGAACTTACGGAAGAATGCTTAAAAGCGATGTGGGAAGATGAAAGGCAACACGAAAGGAACACAAATTCCATTGCTTGGTCAACAGCCACGAGCACGCCTGAGAATAGCGGCGCTGAACTCTCTCAGCAACTTAGTAATCTAAAAATGCACGATAACCTTGCTAAGCAG AGTACGTTAAATCCAAATGCGGCCGAGTTCGTTCCAGCATTCAAGTCAGCAGTAACGTCTGTAAGTACACCGCCAGAAGTTACCACCAAATCGTCATAG